Proteins found in one Cystobacter ferrugineus genomic segment:
- a CDS encoding pentapeptide repeat-containing protein, with product MRPTPNIHIENREVEGERLELTNREAIYWLGPNITLRRCTVVLGVGGRQLVPMWGRLIDCTITAKREIVNEWFTSMRFEGCRFTGRFSGVGFGQRVGVDMWWEHGGIENCDFSEARLDECSFHGCDMRTIQLPKWPCFTIVDPIRHGRELLSVPWPGDFTPVFLEGEHRDREDTAAVTIYAPAEAKRSGATLEEFKAAVERFDFIVR from the coding sequence ATGCGCCCGACTCCGAACATCCACATTGAGAACCGAGAGGTAGAGGGTGAGCGGCTGGAGTTGACCAACAGGGAGGCCATTTACTGGCTCGGGCCCAACATCACGCTGCGACGCTGCACCGTGGTCCTCGGCGTCGGAGGGCGTCAGCTCGTTCCGATGTGGGGACGACTCATCGACTGCACCATCACTGCGAAGCGGGAGATCGTGAACGAGTGGTTTACCTCCATGCGGTTCGAGGGCTGCCGGTTTACGGGGAGGTTCTCGGGGGTCGGTTTTGGGCAGCGAGTTGGCGTGGACATGTGGTGGGAGCACGGAGGAATTGAGAACTGCGACTTCTCCGAGGCCCGGCTCGACGAGTGCAGCTTTCATGGCTGCGACATGCGAACGATCCAACTCCCCAAGTGGCCATGCTTCACCATCGTGGACCCCATCAGACACGGACGGGAACTGCTAAGTGTGCCATGGCCGGGCGACTTCACCCCCGTCTTTCTCGAGGGAGAGCACAGGGATCGGGAGGACACCGCAGCGGTGACGATCTACGCGCCAGCAGAGGCGAAGCGCTCGGGGGCGACGCTGGAGGAGTTCAAGGCGGCTGTGGAGCGATTCGACTTCATCGTGCGATGA